One window of Leptospira barantonii genomic DNA carries:
- a CDS encoding biosynthetic peptidoglycan transglycosylase, producing the protein MKQRELFYNFFLRVLPIFFAAVLIYEQFFPERKILVQQDRLVYLPDQKESVPLELEWVRLSEIPEEWVSYTVQVEDRRFYSHGGYSISDIHSTVVSSTLLFRKMRGASTITQQLARTLFLSREKSLSRKWKEIQIASALEEEFGKNTILEYYLNSVYWGRGMNGLNQASRYYFRRKPIDLETNQFKALIQILKKPDAYTREEVVFLSRSL; encoded by the coding sequence ATGAAACAAAGGGAATTGTTTTATAATTTTTTTCTAAGAGTTCTTCCGATTTTTTTCGCGGCCGTTCTGATTTACGAACAATTCTTCCCCGAAAGAAAAATTTTGGTTCAACAAGATCGATTGGTCTATTTGCCGGATCAAAAGGAATCGGTTCCTCTGGAACTGGAATGGGTTCGCCTTTCCGAAATTCCGGAAGAATGGGTTTCCTATACCGTTCAGGTGGAAGACAGAAGATTTTATTCTCATGGCGGGTATTCGATTTCGGACATTCATTCTACCGTCGTTTCGTCGACGTTGTTGTTTCGAAAGATGCGCGGCGCGAGTACGATCACTCAGCAGTTGGCGCGGACTCTTTTTCTTTCTCGCGAAAAATCGCTTTCGAGAAAATGGAAAGAAATTCAAATCGCTTCCGCTTTAGAGGAAGAATTCGGTAAGAATACGATCTTGGAATATTATTTAAACAGCGTCTATTGGGGCAGGGGAATGAACGGTTTGAATCAGGCTTCTCGTTATTATTTTCGTAGAAAGCCGATCGATCTGGAAACCAATCAGTTCAAAGCTTTGATTCAAATTTTAAAGAAGCCGGACGCGTATACAAGGGAAGAAGTCGTTTTTTTGTCTAGAAGCCTTTGA
- the gcvP gene encoding aminomethyl-transferring glycine dehydrogenase: MNSTLQNQTKTNLEKVGLDPLDTFPRRHIGPDPSQTGEMLKELGLSSLEELIDKAVPAGIRSKKPLDLPKASTEHKILQDLKLIASQNQVFRSYIGTGYNACIVPGVIQRNILENPGWYTAYTPYQAEISQGRLEALLNFQTMIIDLTGLEISNASLLDEGTAAAEAMFLAYSVRKNETAKKFFVSELCHPQTVDVVVTRANPLGIEVVIGNHETIELNEDFFGVLLQYPATDGKVIDYTSFIQRAHNVGAVSTVAADLLALTLLKSPGEMGADIAVGSSQRFGLPLGFGGPHAGFFATKDEFKRSMPGRLIGVSKDSQGNPGLRLSLQTREQHIRRDKATSNICTAQVLLAVISSMYAVYHGPEGLKDIATRVHKFTAILADALKSAGFTITNDSYFDTITIQAGAKANGILDKARAKKINLREYKDGRIGIALDETVNSEDIKDLFEIFEVKNADLENLFASSGNITESLKRNSSFLSHPVFQSHHTETKMLRYIRKLESRDLSLTTSMIPLGSCTMKLNATTEMYPVTWPEFGAIHPFAPADQTKGYKLVFEQLEKWLCEVTGFAGVSLQPNAGSQGEYAGLLAIRRYHESRKESHRNVCLIPISAHGTNPASAAMAGFKVVVVSCDPNGNVDLDDLKAKAEEHKDDLAALMITYPSTHGVFEESVKEICQIVHTHGGQVYMDGANMNAQVGLTSPGEIGADVCHLNLHKTFCIPHGGGGPGVGPIGVAKHLVPFLPGHVLVDNTTGNEHGAVSAAPWGSASIVLISWTYVALMGSEGLTNATRISILNANYIAKRLEKAYPVLYKGKNGFVAHECILDVRPFKKTAGIEVEDVAKRLIDYGFHAPTMSFPVPGTLMIEPTESESLEELDRFCEAMLLIHQEILDVQNGTLDKTDNPLKNSPHTAAMVTSDRWDHLYPRERAAYPASWLKDHKFWPYVGRVDNVYGDRNLICSCLPIESYQ, from the coding sequence ATGAACTCCACTCTCCAGAACCAAACCAAAACAAATCTTGAAAAGGTCGGCTTAGATCCGTTGGATACCTTTCCAAGAAGGCATATCGGACCGGATCCGAGTCAAACCGGCGAAATGCTGAAAGAATTGGGACTTTCTTCTCTGGAAGAATTGATCGACAAGGCGGTTCCCGCCGGAATTCGATCGAAGAAACCCTTGGATCTTCCGAAGGCCTCCACGGAACACAAGATTCTTCAGGATCTAAAACTCATCGCTTCTCAAAATCAGGTTTTTCGTTCTTATATCGGCACCGGTTATAACGCTTGTATCGTTCCCGGTGTGATTCAAAGAAACATTTTGGAAAATCCGGGTTGGTATACTGCTTATACTCCGTATCAAGCGGAGATTTCTCAAGGACGTTTGGAAGCTCTTTTGAACTTTCAAACGATGATCATCGATCTTACCGGTCTTGAAATTTCAAACGCTTCCCTTCTTGACGAAGGAACCGCGGCGGCCGAAGCGATGTTTCTCGCCTATTCCGTTCGTAAGAATGAAACCGCTAAAAAATTCTTCGTGTCGGAACTTTGTCATCCTCAAACCGTAGACGTAGTCGTAACCAGAGCCAATCCTCTCGGAATCGAAGTTGTGATCGGAAATCACGAAACCATCGAACTCAACGAGGATTTTTTCGGGGTTCTTCTTCAATATCCCGCAACCGACGGAAAGGTTATCGATTATACTTCGTTCATCCAAAGAGCGCATAACGTGGGAGCGGTTTCCACAGTTGCCGCGGATCTTTTGGCGCTGACCCTTCTCAAATCTCCGGGAGAAATGGGCGCGGATATCGCTGTCGGTTCGTCTCAAAGATTCGGGCTTCCACTCGGATTCGGCGGACCACACGCGGGCTTTTTTGCGACCAAGGACGAATTCAAACGCAGTATGCCCGGAAGATTGATCGGAGTTTCCAAAGATTCTCAGGGAAATCCGGGACTCAGACTTTCCTTACAAACCAGAGAACAACATATTCGTAGAGACAAAGCGACGAGCAATATTTGCACCGCACAGGTTTTACTCGCGGTGATCTCTTCCATGTATGCGGTCTATCACGGACCGGAAGGTTTGAAAGATATCGCAACTCGTGTTCATAAGTTTACGGCGATTCTTGCGGACGCGTTGAAGTCGGCGGGTTTTACGATCACCAACGATTCTTACTTCGATACGATTACGATTCAAGCCGGAGCGAAAGCGAATGGGATTCTCGACAAGGCCCGCGCTAAAAAGATCAATTTAAGAGAATACAAGGACGGAAGAATCGGGATCGCGTTAGACGAAACCGTAAATTCGGAAGACATCAAGGATTTGTTCGAAATTTTCGAAGTGAAGAACGCGGATCTCGAAAATCTTTTCGCGAGCTCGGGGAATATTACCGAATCCTTAAAAAGAAATTCTTCCTTTTTGTCTCATCCGGTCTTTCAATCGCATCATACGGAAACGAAAATGCTTCGTTATATCCGCAAATTGGAGTCCAGAGATCTTTCCTTGACGACTTCGATGATTCCTCTCGGTTCTTGTACGATGAAACTCAACGCAACCACCGAAATGTATCCGGTTACTTGGCCGGAGTTCGGAGCGATTCATCCGTTTGCACCTGCGGATCAAACCAAAGGTTATAAACTCGTTTTCGAACAACTCGAAAAATGGCTCTGCGAAGTCACGGGATTTGCGGGAGTTTCTCTGCAACCGAATGCGGGTTCTCAAGGAGAATACGCGGGTCTTTTAGCGATCCGCAGATATCACGAAAGCAGAAAAGAATCTCACAGAAACGTTTGTCTGATTCCTATCTCGGCTCACGGAACCAATCCTGCAAGCGCGGCGATGGCCGGCTTTAAAGTTGTCGTAGTTTCCTGCGATCCAAACGGAAACGTGGATCTTGATGATCTCAAAGCAAAAGCGGAAGAACACAAAGACGATCTCGCCGCTTTGATGATTACCTATCCTTCCACACACGGAGTTTTCGAAGAATCCGTAAAAGAAATCTGTCAGATCGTACACACTCACGGCGGACAGGTTTATATGGACGGAGCGAACATGAACGCTCAAGTCGGATTAACAAGTCCGGGTGAAATCGGAGCGGACGTTTGTCATCTCAATCTACATAAGACTTTTTGCATACCTCACGGAGGCGGCGGTCCCGGCGTAGGACCGATCGGCGTTGCAAAACATCTCGTTCCATTCTTACCCGGTCACGTGCTTGTGGACAACACAACCGGAAACGAACACGGTGCGGTTTCTGCGGCTCCTTGGGGAAGCGCGAGTATCGTGTTGATCTCTTGGACTTACGTAGCTCTCATGGGTTCCGAAGGGCTTACGAACGCGACTCGTATATCCATCCTAAATGCGAACTACATCGCAAAACGTTTGGAAAAAGCGTATCCGGTTCTTTACAAAGGGAAGAACGGTTTTGTCGCTCACGAATGTATTCTCGACGTAAGACCTTTCAAAAAAACCGCAGGGATCGAAGTGGAAGACGTCGCAAAACGATTGATCGATTACGGATTTCACGCGCCTACGATGTCCTTTCCGGTTCCAGGAACTTTAATGATCGAGCCGACTGAATCCGAATCCTTGGAAGAATTGGATCGTTTCTGCGAAGCGATGCTTTTGATTCATCAGGAGATCCTGGACGTTCAGAACGGAACGTTAGACAAAACGGACAACCCGCTGAAGAATTCTCCGCACACTGCGGCAATGGTGACTTCGGATCGTTGGGATCATCTGTATCCGAGAGAACGCGCGGCTTATCCCGCTTCTTGGTTGAAGGATCACAAATTCTGGCCTTACGTGGGAAGAGTGGATAACGTGTACGGGGATAGAAACCTGATTTGTTCCTGTCTTCCGATCGAAAGTTATCAGTGA
- the gcvT gene encoding glycine cleavage system aminomethyltransferase GcvT has protein sequence MSQDKKTPLYETHRALGAKMIPFGGWDMPVQYSGIIAEHNATREAAGLFDVSHMGEIFVTGEPKAILDFLESVTCNSVSSLSDFQVQYNAVLNEQGGLVDDITIYKFSPEKYMICSNASNYEAVNAHLLKHLPASGVKVDDQSLRWHQIALQGPKANEIFSKFLNRELDSVKYYHFALLNHQGEEIIVSRTGYTGEDGFEIYSTIPIGLKLWNELLEFGKPYGLLPCGLGARDTLRIEAKYPLYGHELNDLWTPIESGIGWIVKEKENSYFSSDKILSQKKNGAGSKIVAFALTEAGVPRENFRVLDSEGNEIGKTTSGTFSPSLKKGIGLALIRTEKIKDGEPIQIEIREQPKQAIITTKPFIPGSIRKN, from the coding sequence ATGTCCCAAGATAAAAAAACTCCGCTCTACGAAACCCATCGCGCCCTGGGCGCCAAAATGATTCCGTTCGGGGGTTGGGACATGCCCGTCCAATATTCCGGCATTATCGCGGAACACAACGCCACACGGGAAGCCGCCGGGCTTTTCGACGTTTCCCACATGGGTGAAATTTTCGTTACAGGAGAACCGAAAGCGATTCTCGACTTTTTGGAATCCGTTACGTGCAATTCCGTTTCTTCCCTTTCCGATTTTCAGGTTCAATACAACGCGGTCCTGAACGAACAAGGCGGACTTGTGGACGACATAACGATCTACAAATTCTCCCCTGAAAAATATATGATCTGTTCAAACGCATCGAACTACGAAGCGGTGAACGCGCACCTACTCAAACATCTTCCTGCTTCGGGCGTAAAAGTCGACGATCAAAGTTTACGTTGGCATCAAATCGCATTACAAGGTCCTAAAGCGAATGAAATCTTTTCCAAATTCTTAAACAGAGAATTGGACTCCGTTAAATACTATCACTTCGCATTATTGAATCATCAAGGCGAAGAGATCATCGTTTCCAGAACCGGTTACACCGGCGAAGACGGTTTCGAAATTTATTCCACCATTCCGATCGGATTAAAACTTTGGAATGAACTTTTGGAATTCGGAAAACCGTACGGACTGCTTCCTTGCGGACTCGGTGCGCGCGACACTCTGAGAATCGAAGCGAAGTATCCTCTTTACGGACACGAACTCAACGATTTGTGGACTCCGATCGAATCGGGAATCGGTTGGATCGTTAAGGAGAAGGAGAATTCTTACTTTTCGTCCGATAAAATTCTTTCTCAAAAGAAAAACGGCGCGGGTTCCAAGATTGTCGCGTTCGCATTAACGGAAGCGGGAGTTCCCAGGGAGAATTTTCGTGTGTTGGATTCCGAAGGAAACGAAATCGGCAAAACGACTTCCGGCACATTCTCTCCTTCCTTAAAAAAGGGAATCGGATTGGCTTTGATTCGAACCGAAAAAATCAAGGACGGCGAGCCGATTCAGATTGAAATCCGCGAACAGCCGAAACAAGCTATCATTACTACAAAGCCTTTTATTCCAGGCAGTATCAGAAAAAATTAA
- a CDS encoding RibD family protein: MTSLPNVTINMAMTLDGKVCRPDGKWYGLSSRNDKRKMDEIRSKAEVLILGKNSIINDDPVIHLRYVENERDPRPVILLRSGTLPEDKKVFRFSKQPPLIFCLNENYSSVRDNLCSVAEIVLIPGDDLSPLEVLKILSEMGYKEVLLEGGPSLNDSFFRLDLISRIHLTIVPFLIGQKDLPSITGGRKEYPNFDQSRWNLVSSETLENEVFLMYEKKEEV, translated from the coding sequence ATGACTTCGCTTCCTAACGTTACAATCAATATGGCCATGACTCTGGACGGTAAGGTTTGCCGCCCCGACGGCAAATGGTACGGTCTTTCTTCCAGAAACGATAAAAGGAAAATGGACGAGATCCGTTCCAAAGCGGAAGTTTTGATTCTTGGGAAGAATTCCATCATCAACGACGATCCGGTTATCCATCTTCGTTACGTCGAAAACGAAAGAGATCCGCGTCCCGTGATTCTTCTTAGATCCGGAACACTTCCCGAAGACAAAAAAGTATTCCGTTTTTCTAAACAACCTCCTTTGATCTTTTGTTTAAACGAGAATTATTCCTCGGTTCGAGACAATCTATGTTCCGTCGCGGAAATCGTTCTTATCCCCGGAGACGATTTGAGTCCGTTGGAAGTGCTTAAGATTCTTTCCGAAATGGGTTACAAGGAAGTTCTTCTGGAAGGGGGACCTTCTTTGAACGATTCTTTTTTTCGATTGGATTTGATCTCGAGAATTCATCTTACGATCGTTCCGTTCTTAATCGGACAAAAAGATCTTCCGTCGATAACGGGTGGTAGAAAGGAATATCCGAATTTCGATCAAAGCCGTTGGAATCTCGTCTCTTCGGAAACATTAGAAAATGAAGTTTTTCTAATGTATGAAAAAAAGGAAGAAGTTTAG
- a CDS encoding pyrimidine/purine nucleoside phosphorylase: MAQFENVTIIKKANVYYDGKVTSRTVLFQDGSKKTLGILMPGEYDFGTDEKEIMEILDGEMLVKLPGQDSWKEIKGGQSFEVPAKSRFQMNVKTISDYCCSYIA; encoded by the coding sequence ATGGCGCAGTTTGAGAACGTTACAATCATTAAAAAAGCGAATGTTTACTACGACGGAAAAGTAACGAGCAGAACCGTTCTGTTTCAAGACGGAAGCAAAAAGACTTTGGGGATTTTAATGCCCGGCGAATACGACTTCGGAACCGACGAAAAGGAAATCATGGAAATTCTCGACGGAGAAATGCTCGTGAAACTTCCCGGACAGGATTCTTGGAAAGAAATCAAGGGCGGACAATCCTTCGAGGTTCCGGCAAAATCGAGATTTCAAATGAACGTAAAGACAATCAGCGACTACTGCTGTTCTTATATCGCTTGA
- a CDS encoding lysophospholipid acyltransferase family protein, which produces MSMRLLQRKDLCKPLEYEKDLSIFYQTAPDKKRSWMDSIFRETDIAFHYGYFKEIFKSRDLALKGLYDNPTWCESSARILDLIENCGGKIQVEGIEKLLSVEGPVVVAGNHMSTLETFVLPTFVTRYKPVTFVVKESLTKGNLFGPIMRSRNPISVGRTNPREDLVAVLEEGSALLKKGMSIIVFPQSTRTTDFTPAEFNSIAVKLAARAKVPLVPVALRTDFWENGRIIKELGRIFRDRKIRITFGDPLLPTNDSKKNQEVLLKFVVDHLKSWGTTVHES; this is translated from the coding sequence ATGAGTATGCGATTACTGCAAAGAAAAGATCTTTGCAAACCTTTGGAATACGAAAAAGATCTTTCGATTTTTTATCAAACAGCGCCGGATAAAAAACGTTCTTGGATGGATTCGATCTTTCGAGAAACGGACATTGCATTTCATTACGGCTACTTCAAAGAAATTTTTAAAAGTAGGGATTTGGCCCTTAAGGGACTTTACGATAACCCGACTTGGTGTGAATCCTCCGCGAGAATTTTGGATCTGATCGAAAACTGCGGCGGCAAAATCCAAGTGGAAGGAATCGAAAAACTTCTCAGCGTAGAAGGTCCGGTCGTCGTCGCCGGAAATCACATGAGTACTTTGGAAACTTTCGTACTTCCGACCTTTGTGACCCGATACAAACCGGTAACCTTTGTCGTTAAAGAAAGTTTAACGAAGGGAAATCTTTTCGGTCCGATTATGCGTTCTAGAAATCCTATTTCCGTCGGAAGAACCAATCCAAGAGAAGATTTGGTGGCCGTTTTGGAAGAAGGAAGCGCACTTTTGAAAAAGGGAATGTCGATCATCGTATTTCCTCAGAGCACAAGAACCACCGACTTTACTCCCGCTGAATTCAATTCCATCGCGGTTAAACTCGCGGCTCGCGCGAAAGTTCCTTTGGTTCCTGTGGCGCTTCGCACCGACTTTTGGGAAAACGGAAGAATCATCAAAGAACTCGGAAGAATTTTTAGAGATAGAAAGATCCGCATCACATTTGGAGATCCTCTTCTTCCTACAAACGATTCGAAAAAGAATCAAGAAGTCTTATTGAAATTCGTAGTGGATCATTTGAAATCCTGGGGAACCACCGTTCATGAATCCTGA
- the gcvH gene encoding glycine cleavage system protein GcvH: MAETQAPAGYLFSEKHEWVKVEGDTALIGISDFAQSALGDIVFVDLPKAGKNIKQFETFGTIESVKAAEDLYAPIGGEVIESNPALSKNPGDVNAKPFDSWMIKVKGFSTSELEKLLSPEKYKTLVAGLE, translated from the coding sequence ATGGCAGAAACACAGGCACCGGCAGGTTATCTATTCTCGGAAAAACACGAATGGGTAAAAGTGGAAGGCGATACCGCCCTCATCGGAATTTCGGACTTCGCTCAATCCGCGTTAGGCGACATCGTATTCGTGGATCTTCCGAAAGCTGGGAAGAATATTAAACAATTCGAAACCTTCGGAACCATCGAGTCCGTTAAGGCGGCCGAGGATCTTTACGCTCCCATCGGCGGAGAAGTGATCGAATCCAATCCGGCTCTGTCCAAAAATCCGGGCGACGTAAACGCGAAACCTTTCGATTCCTGGATGATCAAGGTGAAGGGTTTTTCAACTTCCGAACTGGAAAAACTTCTGAGTCCCGAAAAATACAAAACCCTCGTAGCCGGACTTGAATAA
- a CDS encoding LA_0364 family Cys-rich lipoprotein, with product MNKISLILLSILLGILVHSCDDLSPREKCLENNACNNRAQACFSGFIVVSGATSSLTNSTPNSQEIANLAVTCNALQKACEADCNQKHKY from the coding sequence ATGAATAAAATATCACTCATCTTATTAAGTATTCTTTTGGGAATTTTGGTTCACTCTTGCGACGATCTTTCTCCTCGCGAAAAGTGTTTGGAAAATAACGCGTGTAACAATAGAGCGCAGGCTTGTTTTTCGGGTTTTATTGTCGTATCGGGAGCTACGTCTTCGTTGACAAATTCAACTCCTAACAGCCAAGAAATCGCGAATCTGGCCGTTACTTGTAACGCTTTACAGAAAGCCTGCGAAGCGGATTGTAACCAAAAACATAAGTATTAA
- a CDS encoding c-type cytochrome, whose product MNPESHRKIEKGRNYGKKFSIEPSNTEKYSRLKTKHAIIFVFILTNFIALTCQTSQTRSPFSDLKVTEAEADRLWEQKCAACHGMDGTPSESLPTKPRKLKGFGLKMGFLFGGDKMREGIYKTIRDGKNQTMPSFKEELSEEEIRALVKRIERF is encoded by the coding sequence ATGAATCCTGAATCGCATCGTAAAATCGAAAAAGGTCGGAACTACGGCAAAAAATTCTCCATCGAACCTTCAAATACCGAAAAATATTCCCGGCTCAAAACAAAACACGCCATCATCTTCGTTTTCATTCTCACCAATTTTATTGCACTCACTTGTCAAACTTCTCAAACAAGAAGCCCTTTCTCCGATTTAAAAGTGACCGAGGCAGAAGCGGATCGTTTGTGGGAACAAAAATGCGCCGCTTGTCACGGAATGGACGGAACTCCGTCCGAATCTCTCCCGACAAAACCCCGTAAACTCAAAGGTTTCGGATTGAAAATGGGATTCTTATTCGGAGGCGATAAGATGCGCGAAGGAATTTATAAAACAATCCGAGACGGAAAGAATCAAACAATGCCTTCCTTTAAGGAAGAATTGTCGGAAGAGGAAATTCGAGCATTGGTAAAAAGAATCGAAAGATTTTAA
- a CDS encoding (2Fe-2S)-binding protein, with protein MDSSFFNQVDLCQLMRPRKVCVCNQVSEEEILTSIRNGNDTLEKLMDDTGASTGCGTCMGSVRKLLARELKVPRA; from the coding sequence ATGGATTCCTCCTTTTTCAATCAAGTCGACCTGTGTCAGCTGATGCGTCCGCGCAAAGTCTGCGTTTGCAATCAGGTTTCTGAAGAAGAGATTCTAACGTCGATCCGAAACGGCAACGATACTTTGGAAAAGCTCATGGATGATACGGGCGCTTCCACGGGTTGCGGGACCTGCATGGGTTCGGTTCGTAAACTTCTGGCTCGTGAACTAAAAGTTCCGAGAGCATGA
- a CDS encoding hybrid sensor histidine kinase/response regulator: MIHHYIDTATFPKKEAASSSFETFFAFLISPIVFIRNLLRNLFLSKGKLTPFDLEEQRKVELLLDHLFQVFEELSEGKSLSDILLTLAEAIEKYRPNIHASILLLDNDGTTLRHRAAPSLPKDYCALVDGEKIGPKVGSCGTAAYTKKLTIVEDIQNDPLWEDYVDIANRFHLRACWSHPILSPNEQVLGTFALYYYEPKKPSDLDLRLIHSLAHIAGIAIERKRIEDLKTESEARYRSLVEQASDTIFLTDKEGKYVEINPSGCALLGYTKEEFLKLHLWDVIDPDDLKKQPLRVNDLKAGKHVLSERKLVRKDGSIVPVEINARYLENGYLQGIVRNISERKIAEEIVRQAQKMESVGLLAGGIAHDFNNLLTMILGSAEVMELRIDKNSDLNKHVTRIIEAAKRGGSITKQLLLFSRPGSSELKPVSISHIIKEVTDILAFSLPKNITIETKIDLANGIILGDSGHLHQVILNLALNARDAMPDGGKITIQETTISGEDVRKKFLSGSASQYVCIHVIDTGKGMDSATKSKIFEPFFTTKERGKGTGLGLSIVDTITKNHFGFIDVESFPNRGTKFSLYFPAVAAGEAIDSETIKRQTKIDANILIVDDEIMVLDVLKDILELSGCRVFSANNGNHALEIYQDPKNKIDLVISDLGMPDMSGDVLFTKLKKFDPSVKVIITSGHIEREKKEKLLEQGVKNVLDKPYKIEAVQTIVQEIIKTL, encoded by the coding sequence ATGATTCATCATTATATCGATACTGCGACATTCCCGAAAAAAGAAGCGGCGTCCTCGTCCTTTGAAACTTTTTTCGCATTCTTAATCTCACCCATCGTATTCATAAGAAATTTACTCCGAAACTTATTCTTATCCAAAGGCAAGTTGACCCCATTCGATCTGGAAGAACAAAGAAAAGTGGAACTCCTTTTGGATCACCTCTTCCAAGTTTTCGAAGAACTTTCCGAAGGTAAGTCGCTCTCCGATATTCTACTTACCCTTGCCGAAGCGATCGAAAAATACAGACCGAATATTCATGCGAGTATTCTTTTATTGGATAACGACGGAACCACTTTAAGACATAGAGCCGCTCCGAGTCTTCCCAAGGATTACTGCGCGTTAGTGGACGGAGAAAAAATCGGACCGAAAGTCGGTTCCTGTGGCACCGCGGCTTATACGAAAAAACTGACGATCGTCGAAGACATACAAAATGATCCGCTTTGGGAAGATTACGTGGATATCGCGAATCGATTTCATCTGAGAGCCTGTTGGTCTCACCCGATCCTCTCTCCGAACGAACAAGTATTGGGAACCTTCGCCCTTTATTATTACGAACCGAAAAAACCTTCCGATTTGGATCTTCGATTGATCCATTCTTTGGCGCATATCGCGGGCATTGCGATCGAACGAAAAAGAATCGAAGATTTAAAAACAGAAAGCGAAGCGCGTTATCGTTCTCTTGTAGAACAGGCCTCGGATACGATCTTCCTCACCGATAAGGAAGGGAAATACGTCGAGATCAATCCGAGCGGCTGTGCGTTGTTAGGTTATACCAAGGAAGAATTTTTAAAACTTCATCTTTGGGACGTGATCGATCCGGACGATCTAAAAAAACAACCTCTTCGTGTGAACGATCTAAAAGCGGGAAAACACGTTTTATCGGAAAGAAAACTGGTTCGCAAAGACGGAAGTATCGTTCCTGTGGAAATCAACGCAAGATATTTGGAAAACGGTTATCTGCAGGGAATCGTCCGAAACATTTCCGAAAGAAAGATCGCGGAGGAAATCGTGAGACAGGCGCAAAAGATGGAAAGCGTCGGCTTGCTCGCAGGAGGAATCGCGCACGACTTCAACAACTTATTGACGATGATTCTCGGAAGCGCGGAGGTTATGGAACTAAGGATCGATAAGAATTCCGATCTAAACAAACACGTAACCAGAATCATAGAAGCGGCCAAACGAGGCGGATCGATCACAAAACAACTTCTTCTTTTTTCTCGTCCCGGTTCGTCCGAACTCAAGCCGGTTTCCATTTCGCATATTATCAAGGAAGTCACGGACATTCTCGCGTTTTCTCTTCCGAAAAACATTACGATCGAAACGAAGATTGATCTCGCAAACGGAATCATTCTCGGGGACAGCGGACATCTTCATCAGGTGATTCTAAACCTTGCCTTAAACGCAAGAGACGCGATGCCCGACGGCGGAAAGATAACGATTCAAGAAACCACGATCTCGGGAGAAGACGTAAGAAAAAAATTCTTATCCGGAAGCGCGTCTCAATACGTTTGTATTCACGTAATCGATACGGGCAAGGGAATGGATTCCGCAACCAAGTCGAAAATTTTCGAACCGTTCTTTACGACCAAAGAAAGAGGAAAAGGAACCGGCTTAGGACTTTCGATCGTGGACACGATCACTAAAAATCATTTCGGGTTTATCGACGTGGAATCGTTTCCGAACCGAGGAACAAAATTCTCCTTATACTTTCCGGCGGTTGCCGCCGGAGAAGCGATCGATTCCGAAACGATCAAAAGACAAACCAAAATCGACGCGAACATTCTGATCGTGGACGACGAGATTATGGTTCTGGACGTTCTCAAAGATATTTTGGAATTGTCCGGTTGCCGCGTATTTTCCGCGAACAACGGTAATCACGCTTTGGAAATTTATCAAGACCCGAAAAACAAAATCGATTTGGTTATTTCAGATTTGGGAATGCCCGATATGAGCGGCGACGTTCTTTTTACGAAACTGAAGAAATTCGATCCTTCCGTTAAGGTGATCATCACCTCGGGCCATATCGAAAGGGAAAAAAAGGAAAAGCTTCTCGAACAAGGTGTAAAAAACGTTTTGGACAAACCTTATAAAATCGAAGCCGTTCAGACGATCGTTCAGGAAATCATAAAAACATTATAA